The Thermocrinis ruber genomic sequence TCGTAAGAGATGAGCTTTACACCCATTGCAGAAAGTAGCCTTTCAGTGTGGTCCCGAGAGAGGTAGGGTTCATACACCTCTGTAATACCCTCTGCCCTTAGCCCAGCCAAAAGTACGCAGGATTTTACCTGGGCAGATGCCTTTTTGTTAAAGAGGGATATGCCTTTTAGTGCTCCGCCCCTTATGGCAATGGGTAGCTTGTCTCCCCCTTCTCTGCCATCCAAGTGGGCACGCATCCTTCTTAGAGGTTCCACCACCCTGAGCATAGGTCTTCTTCTCAGGCTTTGGTCTCCCGTGAGGACCGCAAAAAACCTCTGAGTAGCCAGGACGCCGAGCATGAGCCGGGCTGTAGTGCCCGAGTTTTTTGCATCAAGGACCCTTTGAGGTTCCGAAAGCTCAAAGTTTGAACCCTTTATTCTCAAGGTGCCATTTTTGTACCGGACTTTAACACCCAAAGCCCTTATTATGTTAAGGGTTGCTAAGGTGTCTTTGGACCACAGCCACTCCTGAACGTAGCTTTCTCCCTCTGCCAAAGCTGGCAATATAACCGCCCTGTGGGAGATGGATTTGTCGGAGGGAACCCTTAGCTCACCCTTTAGGCACCGAACTTTCCTTACGCTTTTCACTTAAAAGATTATCTTACATCCTTTGTTATAGGTCAAGAGGAAAGTCTTAAATCACTCTAAACTCCCTAAAGCAAAGGTGGGCGGTGTAGTGCTTTTTTATGCGGATAAATAACTCACTGTCCATCCTTTGGGCATGCCTTTGTAAAAGTTTTAGCCCCAAGCCCATGCCTCCTTTAGCATTTTCCACAAAGTCATTTCTCACGCTGAAGAGCACCCAGTCCTTGCCCACAGAGACCCTCAGATGTATAAAGTTCTTTGAATACTTTATGGCGTTGCTGAGGAGGTTATAAAGCACATCCTCCAGAATTCGTTCGTCCGTATGCAGGTAAAGATCTTTCCTTTTTATGAAGATAAGCTTTTTTTCCTTTATCTCCTCCTCAAAGAGGCTGAGCACATTCTCCAGAACATTCCAAAAATCCACCCAAACCTTAACAGGCTTTAGCTCCTCCTCCGATAGTCTGAGGATTAAGCTAACGTCCTTCTCAAGCCTCTTTATACTTCTTTGCATCCTACCCAAGGCTTGAGGAGAGTTGTTTTTTTGCAAAAGGCTAAGGTTTGTCTTTTGAACTGCCAGAAAGTTCCCAAGCTTGTGGCTTACGGACTTTATTAAATACATGCCAAACTCCCTGCCTTCTTCTACATTTTTCCAAAGTCTGTCCAAAGCCAACTGATAGACCAAAATCAAGGAAAGGATCAGCAAAAACTGAAAAAAGAATAATCTCTTTAGGCTCGGCTTTATGCTCTCCGTTAAATACTCTTCCCTTACAGCCACATAGACATTTTTAGAAGGGTCGGAAGGGTCCCTAAAGGAAAAGGAAAAGCCCGTTGGAATTTGCTCCGAGACAAGGAAGTTTTCATCCCCTCTGTGGGTTTTGCTTATGGTGTAAAGAAGATAGTGGGAGTATGCCCTAAAGTAGATGCTTTCCTCTACTACCCTTTTTAGTTCAAAGAACATGAGAATGTTCAAGGTTATAAATCCGACTGTAATCAGGGAAAGAAAAATCAGCATAAGCTTTAGCCTTTCACCCAACCCGGTATCCCCTTCCCTTCATGGTCTTTATAAATCCTTCTGGTAGCAACTTTCTAAGGTTCTTTATGTGTGCCCTCACTACATCTTCCCCCACCGGTTCGTCACCCCACACATAGTTAAGGATTTCTTCGTGGGAGACAAAGCGCCCCCTGTTTTCTACCAAAAACTTCAAAATAAGCCAGTCCTTTTTGCTCAAAGGAATTGGCTTTCCTTTCACCTTTACCATCTCTTTGCTAAAGCAGACCTCCACTTCGTCAATAACCACCACATCCTGCGGGTTTTTCCTTCTGTATAGGGCTTTTAGCCTCAAGGTTAGCTCCTCCATCTCAAAGGGCTTTGTTAGATAGTCATCCGCCCCAAGCTCAAAACAGGTGCGTTTGTCTTCAAGCCTCTGCTTGGCGGTAAGAACAAGGATGGGAGTTTCTTTGTCCTTTTCTCTGATAGCCTTTATAAGCTCCTCACCCCCTATGTGCGGCATCATCAGGTCAAGGACGATCACATCGTAGCGGGATACCTCCAAGAGGTCCATAACCTCCCTTGGGTCATACACCCAATCTGTAATAAATCCCTCCGACTGCAGGTACTCTGTTAGGCTCTCCCCCAAAAGCCGGTCATCCTCCACCAAAAGCACCTTCATAGCAAAAGCTCAAGGGCTTCTTTTATGTGGGAAACTGCGTATATTTCCATATCATCCATCTCAAGGATGTTGCCCTTTGGAACCATTGCCCTTTTAAAGCCAAAGCGTTTGCCCTCTTTTAGTCTCATCTCTGGAAAATGCACCGCCCTGACCTCTCCACCCAAGCCCAGCTCTCCAAAGACCACCACATCCCCCAGCTCCTTTCCTTTCACAGAGGATGCTATGGCTAAGGCTACCGCCAGGTCCCCCGCAGGTTCCACGATCTGCATACCCCCCACCACGTTCACAAAGACATCTTTATCCCTTGTGAATATTTTAGCCTCCTTCTCAAGGACCGCAAGGATAAGGGCAAGGCGGTTTATGTCATAGCCCTGGGTCCTTCTCTGAGGTGTTGTGTACAGGGCGTCTATGACTAAGGCTTGCACCTCCAAAAGCACTGGCTTGTTGCCCTCCGTGTGAGGAAATACCACACTGCCCGGGCTTGCCCTTCTCTCTTGCAAAAATAGGGCTGATGGCTCGGGCACCTCCTCCAATCCCCTTTCCGTCATCTTAAAAACCACCACCTCCCCACTTGCACCAAAGCGATTCTTAACCACCTTTAAAACTCGGTAAAAGCTGAACCTTTCTCCTTCAAAATAAAGGACTGTATCCACCAGATGTTCCAGAACCTTTGGACCTGCAATGCTTCCCTCCTTGGTGATCTGTCCTACTATGAACACTGGGATGTCCCTTCTTTTGCAGAACTCTGCCAGCTTGTACGCACACTCCCTAACCTGTGCCACTGAACCGGGTGCAGATTCCAACTGGGAAGAATGGATGGTCTGTATGGAATCCACTACCAAAAGGCTTGGCTTTAGTTCTTGGATGGTTTCCAAAATATACTCAAGCTCAGTCTCGGGCAAAAGGTAGAGGTTTTCCCCTTCCACTTTTAGCCTTTTTGCCCTCGTTCCTATCTGACTGCCTGACTCTTCCCCTGATACATACAGAACCTTTCCGTAAGCCTTTGAGTACTTTTCCGCCAACTGCAAAAGCAGGGTAGATTTTCCTATGCCCGGCTCCCCTGCGATCAGTAAAACCTGTCCCTTTACAAGCCCTCCGCCCAAGGCTAAGTCCATCTGTTCAAAGCCAGTAGATAGCCTTTTTAAGTCCTCCTCCACCCACATGGGTAAGGGCTTGTAGACCATGGCAGGACCAAGGGTCTTGGTGGCAACCCTTTCCCTCTCTTCCACCATACTGTTCCAAGCACCGCAAGAAGGACACCTTCCAAACCACTTGGTGGAAGAGTATCCGCACTCCTGACAGACAAAGAATGTTTTTTCTTTTTTCATCCCCCCAGCTTAAACATCTCCACTTTTTTGGGCTTTATGCCCTTTTTCAAAAGCTCAAGCCTTTCCTCTGAATACCTGTCCTTTCTTTTTTCCCAAAGGGCCACTATAAAATCCCTTATTTCCTCGTCCTTTGCACCGCCCCTTAGAAGGCTTTTCAGGTCATAGCCGTCGCTTGCAAAAAGGCACGTGAAAAGCTTGCCATCTGCGGTTAGCCTTAAACGGTTGCACTCCCCACAGAAGGGCTGTGTTACAGACGCTATTATCCCAAACTTGTAGCCATCCTCCAGCATAAACCTCTCCGCAGTTTCTCCCCTCCTTTGCCTTCCGATGGGTTTTACTCTGTACCTTTGGGAGATGGCGTTGATAATCTCTTTAGCAGAAAAGACCCGTTCAAGGGACCATCCGTTTAAAGTTCCCACATCCATAAACTCTATAAACCTAACCTCCACCCCCAAGGGTCTGAAAAACTCTATAAAGTCTAAAATTTCATCGTCGTTTATATCCCTCACCACGCATACATTAACCTTGACCGAAAGCCCAAGCTCCAAGCTCCTGTGTATGCCCTCCAAAATCTGACCCACTTTAACATCCCTTCCCACAAGCTTAGAAAGGGTCTGGTCCCTCAAAGAAGGAAGGCTCACAGTTACTCTCTTTAATCCTGCCGAAGCTAAATCTTGGACCTTGTCCTTTAGCAAAAAGCCGTTGGTGGTAAGGGCTATGTCCTCTACCTCTTGGCTTATGAGGGCTACTAAGTTTTCCAAGTGCCTTCTGAGAAGTGGCTCTCCGCCTGTAAGCCTTACCTTTTTAACTCCAAGCCCTTTGACTATACGCACCACCCTTGCGATCTCTTCAAAGCTCAGAATCTCTTCCCTTTTGAAAAACTCATAGTTTTCCCCCTCCGGCATACAAAACTGACATCTGAAGTTGCACCGGTCTGTTACCGATACTCGCAGGTCCTTTAGCTCTCTTCCAAGTTGGTCTATGGGCATAGTTTAAAATTTAAACCTCATCGGAAAATATCACCTCTGGTGGAGGGACCTTTATAATCCCCCTTTGGTAGCCAAGGCTCAAAAGTAGCCTCACCGCCCTTCTGCCATCCTCTCCGTAATCTATTGTCCTTTCATTCACATACATGCTCACAAATTTTTTTGTTTTTTCTGTGTCTTCTTTTATGTCCCTTGCATACTCCCTTGCGTATTTTAGGGCTTCCTCCGGGTGGGACAAGGCGTACTCTACGCTCTTTCTCATAAGCCTTTCTATCTTTTGGATGATTTCCTTTCCCAAGTCCTTCCTAACCACATTTCCACCCAAGGGCAAAGGCAAACCAAAGCTTTCCTTCCACCACTCACCCAAATCAACCACCTTATTTAGTCCCTTATCTTTGTAGCTCAGTTGTCCTTCGTGGATTACCAAGCCTGCCTTTACCTCCCCCGAAAGCACCGCATCAAGCACTTTGTCAAAGGGCATAACCACCGGCTCAAAGTCCGGCTCGTAAAGCTTTAAAACCAAGTAGGCGGTGGTCAACTTCCCCGGCACCGCGACCTTTTCTCCCTTCAAGCTCTTTAACTCTTCCCTTGCCACAACCAAGGGACCGTAGCCATCTCCTACACTGCCACCGCTTGGAAGCACCAAGTATTTGTCCGCTATGTATGGGTACGCATGAAAAGACACCGCAGAAACTTCGTAGGTTCCCTCCAGGGCACGTTGATTGAGGGTTTCAATATCCGCCAAAACGTGCTCTATCTCTAAACCTTCCGTGTCTATGACCCCTGCAGTGAGAGGATAAAACATAAAGGCATCGTCTGAATCTGGGCTGTGGGCAATTCTAATACGCACAGGAAAAATTATAATCCCTTACAGCAAAGTTATCGGCTTTCCTCTTTCATAAACTGCCCTAACTGCCCTTACTTTTTCCGCATCCTTCCTGTACTTATCCACGAAGAACATCTCTCCTACAGCCCTATCCCTTGTAAGCGTAAGGACCGAGTAGCCCCAGATTTTATGTTCTATATATTTAGTCCAAGGGTTTTGGTTCTTTTCCGCCTGGGCAAACTCCACGTGGTTTGACACGCCGTAATCTCTCCACCAGGTGGTCTCTGCGGCACTTATGGAGGAAAGGGCTGGCGTCATAAACTCCATCCCAAGAACCTTTTGATAGTCTCCTTCAAACTTGTCTGGAACCTCTGCCACTAGCCCCGCATGCCTGTCTCCCGTTATGATAACCAGATTGTTTATAGCCTTTGACCCTAAAAACCTGAGGATCTCCTCCCTCTCTCCTGCGTAGCCATCCCAAGCATCCAAGGAACCAAAGAGTCCGTTGACCCTACCCTGAACAAACTGAACCTCGTTTGCCCAAACTTTCCAGTTGTAGCCTTTTTCCTCCAGCTTTCTGAACAACCAAGTTTTTTGTTCCTTTCCCAGCATAGAGGTTTTTCTCTGTTCGGGACAGCCTGGGTGTGCAAATCTCTTTTCACAAGGTTGAGGCGTCCTGTAGGACCTCTCGTCGGTGCATATCAAGTGAAGAAGGTCTCCCACCTTAAAGTCCCTGTATATGGTTATCCACTTTAATGGATCCCTTGAATCTAGGTCTACCTTTACCTTGGCGGGTGTGTAGGCAAGCCATGCCTGTATGGCTATCCTCCTTAGTGCCAAGCTCTGGGCTTTTTTCCTGTAAAAGGGATGTCTGGGCAATAGGTAGTAGCCTCCCTCGTAGTCATAGGAGTAATCGTTGGCGTACTCGTGGTCATCCCAGATGTATATGAAAGGATGCATGGCACGGGCAAGCTGATAGTCCTTGTCAGAAAGATAGGTTCTGTATAGGTACAGGTAGTCTTCCAAGGTGAGGGCTATTCTTCCACCGGAGGGAAGGTTCAGATCCCTTCCGGGCACCCTAGGCGGTCCGTAGATCTTCTCGTAAATTTGGTCTCCCAAATGCACCACAAAACCTACGTCCTCTTGGGAAATGTGCCTAAAGGCGGAGTAGTAGCCATCCGCATAGTTTTGGCAGGTGATAAAAGCAAACCTAAACTCCTCCGGGCTTCCTGCAGGCAGTGTTTTGAACCTTCCCGTTAGAGATGGAACATCTGCATACACAAAGCGGTAGTAGTAGGTGCCACCTGGCTTTAATCCATCTATGGTAAGCTTTACTGTGTAGTCCCTTGAGGGGTTTATTCTGTCTGCAGGTATGCGAACTTGGACCACCTCCGAAAAGTCAGGCTTTGTGGATATCTCAAGCACCAGGTCCCTTTTCATACTTTCGTGCACCTTTGGCTCAATTCTTGTCCATAACACTACGCTGTCCTGGGTAGGGTCTCCGCTTGCGACGCCCTGAGGAAAGACTTCGGGTGTGTCACTGGCAAAGGCTTCCAAGTTTCTGGTAAGTAAGCACAGCAGAGGCACGCTTATGAACTCTCTTCTTGTAAGCATGCCTTTACCTCCTCAGTTGGTACTCCACCTCCACCCTCAGGTTGACAGGCTTTCCATCTGGGGGAGGGGGAAACTTTAGACTCCTTATGAGCCTGAGGGTTTCGTTGTCTATGGAGGAGCTTCCGCTGGAGCTTGCAAGCCTCACATTGACGGGGTTTCCAGATTCATCTATGGTAAAGCTAACCACCACTGTTCCCTCCTCTCCCCTTCTCTTTGCCTCCTCTGGATAGCGTTTTTTGGACTCTATTATACCCTTCACCAGGGCAAAGTATCTACTCAGTTGGTCTGCAGGAGGGGACAAGGTGGGCTTTTTTTCTTGAACCTGCGGTGGGTTTTCCACCCTTTCGCGAGTAGCTACCTCCTGTCTTTGAACCTCTCCACTGCGAGGAGCTTCCTGTTGCGCGCGAGCCTCTCCACCGATTATTCTCTTCTCCTCCCTAGGAGTTTCTCTTGTGCCTGCCTCCTGAGTGGCAAGAGGTTTAACTTCCTGCGCCACTGGGCTCTCTTGAACTGGAGTCTGTCTCGTTGTCTCTTCTTTTAATTTTTCTTCCTGCGCTTTCGGTGGCTGTTGTGGGAGTTTTTCTTGAGTTTTTCTTTCTATCCTTTCCCTTTTTTGTTCCCGCTGGGCTTGTCTTTCAACCTTTCGTTGCTCAGGTGGGCTTTGAGGCTTTTGCTCCAAAATGGGAAGGCTTATCACCTCCACCACCTGCTGGGGAGTTTCTGGCAAAGAGTAGAGGGTGAGCCTTGAGAAAAGAAGTGCTACCGCCACAGCTGAAAAGGAAGAGAAAACAAATGAACTGATAATAGTATATAACCTCTCCCTTTTCAGCCCTGCGTTCATTTTTTCTCACCCGCTATGGCGATTCTGGAGATTCCCTCCTCCTTTAATACATCTATTACATTCATAAGGTGCTGAGCCTTTGAATCTCTGTCTGCCACTATAACCACCATCAGTTGATCCTTTTGGGTTATACCCTTTAGGTAGGACCTTAGGGCTTGAATGCCCCTTCCTACATTCTCGGTTTCTATGTCTCCGTCTTTGCCTATGTAAACCTTAAGGGGCTCTTTCACTTGGATAGTCTCAAGGGTGGAGGAGGTAGGAAGCTTTAGGTTTTGAAAGAGCATGGGAAAGACGTTCAAAGTGTAAAGAATAAAGAAGGTTAGCAAAAAGAGCATTATGTCTATCATTGGGATTATTTGTATCTCTTCCTTTTCTTGCTCTGGTTCCTCAAGCATTGACAAAAGTCTTTGTCTCTTCATACTCTTCCTCCAAAAGTTTGATCTTTAGCTCTTCTTTTATCTGGTGATGCTTTGAGATGAAGAACTTATACCACAGATAAAACCAAAGGGACATGGCTATACCCACCGCGGTAGCCACCAACGCCAAGCCTATGGCACTGCTTATCTCACCAGCACCCGCCACTCCCTTCCTTCCCAATTCCACAAAAGCAATTATTAAGCCTATTACCGTCCCCAAAAGCCCCAGGAGGGGGGAGGTGGTGGCAGAAAAGTCCAAAAACCAAAGACCCTTTTTAAAGTCTAAGAGCCAACGCACTAAATCCATAGGTTCTGTGTTTGGCTTTCTTCTTAGGCTCAACAGCTTCAAAAACACTATGTAGTTTCCGTAGAAAAAGACAAGGAACATCAGTATAAAGACCGCTATCTTTACCGTCTGCATGGTTAGAACCTCCCCCTGAGTCCTACGGAGATTGTAAAGGGTGCTCCTGCATAGTAGGTTCCCCTCTCGGTTCCGGGAGATATCCTTCCCACGTACTTCTTATCCGTTAAATTCACCACATCCACGAGTAAGTCTATGCCCTTGTATATCCTCCTCTGCACGTTGAGATTTACCAGAGTATACGGAGATACCCTTTCCGTGTTGATAAAGTTTCCGTACCTTGAACCAACATACTGAACGCTTGGACTTATTCTAAATCCCAATAGTTCAAACCTACCACCAAGCTTTATCATGCGCTCGGGAGTGTCGGGCACTGTTTTATCCTTTATGTTATACCTTGTATTCCCATCGTAAAAACTCTCATCCTTAAACTTGGCTTCGTTGTAGGAGAAGGATGTATAAATGCTTACTTTCCTTACGGGCACAATACCCAGTTCCAACTCCGCCCCATAAGCATCCACCTTTCCTGCGTTCCTAAGGTATATGAGGGTTGGGTCATTGGGGTCCGCAATGCGTATAAGCCTGTTTTTGTATTTCACATAGTAAACAGAAGGTGCTATGTAGAACTTATCAAAGTCAAACCTTAAGCCCAAGTCATAGTTGTCCGCCTCTTCTGGCTTTAGCTGGTCCGCCACAAACTGTGCAGAGACGCCTGAGGGTATCGTGCCTAAAAAGTTTTGGGGCACCCTAAAGTTCTTTGCATAGGCAAAATAACCGTAGGCAAAGTTTGTAAATTGGTAGCCAACTCCAAAGCTGGGAAGTGTTTTTCTGTAGGTCTTTTCGTAGGTTCTATCTGGATCCAGAGTTAGCCCCGGATGCTTATAAATGCCGTCTTCTGGGTAATAAGGGAGTGTAGTTGGAGTTTGGTAGCTTTTAAAGTCTCTCTTTACGCTTGCAAATCTCACTCCGAGGTTGATGTCCATTTTATCCAAAAGTCCCTTGGACTCAAGGAATAAATAAGGTGTATTTGTTATGGTCTTTGTGCGTTGGATGTATCCATAATAAGAGTCATTATCATTCAAGGTGAAGGTGCCGTCCGGATAGACGTCGACTCTGCGGTGTGGTTGCCACTGCTTTAGGTCCGCATACTCATACCAGTATCCCAAAAATAGTCTTGAGTCCTTTGGCAGTTCAAACTTCAATTCTGCTATAACACCAGGTCTGTCCGTGTAGTTGAAGGATTCTCTAAAGTATACTCTTGCTGGTGGTGGAGTGGTTCTTCTTATGGCACTCGTTCCCGAACCCCTACCTATCCACATGTAGGGCTTTAAGCTTAGCTTTACACTGCTTGTTATGTCCAGCTCTATGTTAGCCCTAAGCTGTTGGTTGGTGTAGGGGTTTTTGTGGAATTCGTAGTATAATCTGTTATGATTTTGGTTAGTTGCTCCTGTATTTGGATAGAGCAGTCTATCATTATAGTCTCCCCTTCTGAACATTGTGCTAAGTTCACTATAGGTAAACCCTCTGTAAAAGTAGTTCAGCTGGACGTTCTTGTCGTAGTAAAACTCCCAAAAGAGCCTGCCAACTTTGTGGGATATGCCCACTGTGTAGTGGTCTCTGTATTCGGGGTGTTTGCCTGGACCCTTCCATTTGTCCGCCTCCGTGTGAGAGTAAGATACAAACAGCTTGGGAAGGTTTCTGTTTCCTAAAAGGTATCCCGTATCAAGTCTTATAAAGTGCCTCTTAAAGTTAAAGGAACCGTACTTTTCGCTGAGAGTGATCCCAAACTTGTTGGCGGGAGGTCTTGTTCTGACCCTTATGGCACCTCCTATCTCTACGTAGAAGGGGTTTCTCTTGCTCACCACACCTCTTTCTACGGTGATGCTCTCTAAATTTTCCACGTCTGCGTACTCATGAGGATAAAGCCTGAAGTTTCCAGAGTCGTTTAGGGGCATGTCGTCAATGGTTACTCCGATTTGAGTATCGTCAAAGCCTCTCAGTCTTATGGTTCCACCGCCAAGACCGTAGGCATCATCCGTCTGGATGTTCAAGGAGGGCGTGAGCTCTATGGCTTTGAAGATATTTACACTTCCCGCACCAGATCTGACTTTTAGCTCTTCCTCCTTTACAGTGGTCTCCGTCTTTGGAGTTCTTCTTTTAACTTCCACCGGCAGGATGGCTTCCTTTCCACCCTCTTCTTCTACTCTAACTTTTATTAGTGTCTCTTGAGAAAAAGCCAAACTACCAAACAGTGCAGAAAGTAGAATAGCAGTCCTTTTCATGCTGAACCTCCTTGGGAATGCAGTTTAGCAGGGAATTGTTAAGTTTCTGTTAAGCTGACTGTCCGCTAGCATCCTCAAAAACTTCTCTGGGAAGGGCTTAAATATATTCCATGATACCCTATGGTTCGTTGGTTTTGTCCTTACTGTTGGAATGAGGTAGATGAGAGGGACGAAGTTTGTCCTCATTGCGGTGCGGACCTCAAGGGCTTTAGTTCCTTAGATTACGACCAAAAACTAATTCTTGCCCTTGATTGTCCTATAACGCAGAGCAGAATGTTCGTTATTGAGGTGCTCGGCAGGAGAAAAACGCAAGGGGCGGTGCCTAAGCTCTGCAGAATGCTCTTTGAAGACAGGGACACCTTTGAGCTTATTGAAATTGCAAAAGCCCTTTTGAACATAGGAACCGCAGACGCCCTTGAGTGTCTGCAGAGGAGAATGAAAACCGAGGACAACTTGATACTTAAAAGGTTCTTAGAAGTGCTCCTTTAATGTAAAATTCTTTTCTTATGAATTGGCGCATTTTGGAACAGTGGGATAAGGAATACTTCTGGCATCCCTTCACCCAAATGAAGGTCTACAGGGAGGAAGAAAACCTGATCTTTGAGAGGGGAGAGGGTGTTTATCTTTACGATGTAAAGGGCAGAAAGTTTATAGATGCCATCTCTTCCCTTTGGTGCAACGTGCATGGACACAATCATCCAAAGCTAAACCAAGCCCTAATAGACCAGCTTAAAAAGGTTGCCCACACCACCACACTGGGCAGTTCCAACGTGCCCGCTATTCTGTTAGCCAAAAGGTTGGTGGAGATATCTCCTAAATGCCTAACCAAGGTTTTTTACTCCGAAGACGGTGCAGAGGCGGTGGAAATTGCCATAAAGATTGCCTACCAGTATTGGAGAAACAAGGGAGAAAAGAGAAAGATCTTTATCACCCTCTCTGAGGCTTATCACGGAGACACCCTCGGTGCGGTCAGCTTGGGTGGGATTGACCTCTTCCATGGCACCTACAAAGACATACTCTTTGAAACCATAAAACTGCCCT encodes the following:
- a CDS encoding HEAT repeat domain-containing protein — protein: MVRWFCPYCWNEVDERDEVCPHCGADLKGFSSLDYDQKLILALDCPITQSRMFVIEVLGRRKTQGAVPKLCRMLFEDRDTFELIEIAKALLNIGTADALECLQRRMKTEDNLILKRFLEVLL